The Arachis ipaensis cultivar K30076 chromosome B05, Araip1.1, whole genome shotgun sequence nucleotide sequence TCAAGTATGTTCATTTTTTTTAGCATTACTTGTTTGTACTATTTTTTTCATTAATAATACAAGATTTATATTCGTTTTTATTGTGTCTGAAATTATTTCTTACACTTAATCGATATATAAGTCTCAAatggaatattttttttaagttgtatctatttttgaaattaaaattcttGATACAAAATTGATGGACAGTTTGCATCAAGATAAAACAAAATCAAGGCAAACACAACCAATTGAAGTTAAAGTTTGACatgaataaataatattttatttcgtAATCTAGCAAGCTGAGCTATAGTACTATCATGGTACTACTTTAACTAGTCCAGATCCAGCTACTGATATACAATCATTAAAATCAACCCAATTTGACTGAAACTAAAATTGACTAAAATATTCAACCGGATTTGACTAAAATTTTCAATTCTTCATTCACTGCTAATCTTCAACTCATCAATCTATATATGATTGGTTCAACATTTAATGTTTCTATATTAAATAAGTCTATATATATCATATTGTGCTAATAtttctaataaaaaattagaatttagttAACCAGTCTGAGTTGATTGAGTAGTCAACTCATTCATTTATTTAAGTAAGTGTCATAAAATTTgcgataaattaatttttagtttgtTGGATTAAAGGATATCATagacaattaaaaaaattaagatttaatattaattaatatgtatttaaaaaaaagatagaattattgattatttttttgttataaaaaatgtaaatttaattttttgatatATTTATTGTGTatgtgttaaaataaaaaaatttaaaaaattttattaataataatcttaacatatatataatagttaaatcctaaaaactatagtATAAAATGAGTGCTACATAACTAAGAGTTGGAGTTTGGCCATATTAATTAATGATTATTAACTCTCATTAATGCTATTGTCGAATTGTGTATGTCGTTACATGCCTAAAATTATTGAGCTGTAACCAACGCCAATGCAAATCTGTGatcaatatatttatatttttatttttccaatggGCTAAAACAAAACCAGAACTAAAACCATGGATTGCTAGCTATTTGTAGCTATTGTGAAGTTTCCAATCTGATAACTTCAAACTTGAAACTTTcctcttttattaaaaatttggcATTTTTCGAAATAATAAAAGGATTTATCTAAGGACGAATAATAAAGttataagttaaaaaaaattataaaaaataatataaaatttaaatttttaatatatttgttatatatttattaaaataaaatatttaaaattttctatTACTAACAATCTTAATATTTAACCTGTGTCCTATCACATAGCTAAATCCTAAATATtatcaaagatggatcactcaaatttatatataaaattattttatatctgataatacattaaaattgaattttatatatTTCGAGTAATTAATAATGAGGTAACTTTAAAATCAATTTATTTTCCCTTGCCCTAAGTTATAGCAGATTGCAAAATATAtagtattgaatttttttttatttctcactTTAAATTCGACAGATTAAGGACTAATTCGTTGCGGATTCGAATTCCATTTAAGAATTTGTCGTTGGTCAATGGGTTGCTACATGTACAAGGCGAGATTCAAACTCTCGACACTTACTTAAACGGACGAGTGAGTTGACCACTCGACTAATCTAAGTTAGTTATACAGTATTAAGTTAATCACTCATTGGCAATGCTTCCTAATTAGTCTCCAATCACAGCTAGCTGTTCTAGGATTACCTTGCGGTTAACGTTTTAATAAAGTGGGATATGATTGAATAATCAGAAAAAatacttaatatattttttaaaatatttaataacaaaaaaaaattaaccaaaaataattcgaatttattttatttagcattataataattaataattgttAAACAAGCTAAATTATTTTAGCTGTTTTTTTTTTCCCCAAGCTAGTATTACCTATATTATTATTAGCTAGTATAGTTTGAAAATTATGGAGAGTTATAatttgtctttttattttttaatatataattttaaatataataaacatataATTATAAATAGTCTCTCTAGTCTCTAATATTATCCTGTTATTATTTACTTTGACTTTTTGTTTCTAACTGGGGATGACAATTATATTCCCAATATGACATGCATTCTATAATTCTATTAATATATATAAGTTTGAATTATTTATTAATACGCAAATTAAAGTGATAGAGCCACGTGCTTCCATTTAATTCGACGTACAAATTAGTACATTATTTGTACAATACAGGTATAAACATAatgttaattattaatttattatgacAACACTGAATTGTTAGATCATAGTCTCATGCCACTTAATTAAGGGAAGCATCCACGTTATTACTGATATGGAATGAAGTAGGGTATGCTATATACCAATTCtttattcaaattaattaagAATAAGAAGCATTTAATTAGTCAAAGCCACACACAAAGCCACTTGCATTTAATGCTTTGACACCAATTATTAATTGAGAACGTCAACCAATCGATTAAATCGagagaaaaatttaaaatagtcTCTGACAATTATCTTAAAAGACAACGAaatctttaataaaaataaaaaaaatttaactcaatcttgacaattatttcgaaaggacaacgaaattttttataccaaaaaaaaaatcaatgttatttttttggcacagaactaattaattctaaaaaaaattagagatcaaattaaatattttttttttagaaacttcattgtcctttcgaagtaattgtcaagAGTCGGATGAGGTATTCACTCTAACAAAaacgattattattattatttgtcttttatTAATCTTGCATGCACATACAGTACACTTAACCTGAAATTTCTACATACTATAgtattataatatattaaaatttaaatatatgtgTCACACTTGTTTGTTAAGAGTTGTCAACCACTAAATCACAATCAACGACTCATGGATTAATTAATTAGATGCTGACTAGGATAGGGTTTTAGAATAAACCACTAGATTGCTCAACAAATAGATTGTAATAGAAAAATGTGgggtaatatatatattttttaaaataaatctttgttaattttttaaaaagttgtcTTTTTTNNNNNNNNNNNNNNNNNNNNNNNNNNNNNNNNNNNNNNNNNNNNNNNNNNNNNNNNNNNNNNNNNNNNNNNNNNNNNNNNNNNNNNNNNNNNNNNNNNNNNNNNNNNNNNNNNNNNNNNNNNNNNNNNNNNNNNNNNNNNNNNNNNNNNNNNNNNNNNNNNNNNNNNNNNNNNNNNNNNNNNNNNNNNNNNNNNNNNNNNNNNNNNNNNNNNNNNNNNNNNNNNNNNNNNNNNNNNNNNNNNNNNNNNNNNNNNNNNNNNNNNNNNNNNNNNNNNNNNNNNNNNNNNNNNNNNNNNNNNNNNNNNNNNNNNNNNNNNNNNNNNNNNNNNNNNNNNNNNNNNNNNNNNNNNNNNNNNNNNNNNNNNNNNNNNNNNNNNNNNNNNNNNNNNNNNNNNNNNNNNNNNNNNNNNNNNNNNNNNNNNNNNNNNNNNNNNNNNNNNNNNNNNNNNNNNNNNNNNNNNNNNNNNNNNNNNNNNNNNNNNNNNNNNNNNNNNNNNNNNNNNNNNNNNNNNNNNNNNNNNNNNNNNNNNNNNNNNNNNNNNNNNNNNNNNNNNNNNNNNNNNNNNNNNNNNNNNNNNNNNNNNNNNNNNNNNNNNNNNNNNNNNNNNNNNNNNNNNNNNNNNNNNNNNNNNNNNNNNNNNNNNNNNNNNNNNNNNNNNNNNNNNNNNNNNNNNNNNNNNNNNNNNNNNNNNNNNNNNNNNNNNNNNNNNNNNNNNNNNNNNNNNNNNNNNNNNNNNNNNNNNNNNNNNNNNNNNNNNNNNNNNNNNNNNNNNNNNNNNNNNNNNNNNNNNNNNNNNNNNNNNNNNNNNNNNNNNNNNNNNNNNNNNNNNNNNNNNNNNNNNNNNNNNNNNNNNNNNNNNNNNNNNNNNNNNNNNNNNNNNNNNNNNNNNNNNNNNNNNNNNNNNNNNNNNNNNNNNNNNNNNNNNNNNNNNNNNNNNNNNNNNNNNNNNNNNNNNNNNNNNNNNNNNNNNNNNNNNNNNNNNNNNNNNNNNNNNNNNNNNNNNNNNNNNNNNNNNNNNNNNNNNNNNNNNNNNNNNNNNNNNNNNNNNNNNNNNNNNNNNNNNNNNNNNNNNNNNNNNNNNNNNNNNNNNNNNNNNNNNNNNNNNNNNNNNNNNNNNNNNNNNNNNNNNNNNNNNNNNNNNNNNNNNNNNNNNNNNNNNNNNNNNNNNNNNNNNNNNNNNNNNNNNNNNNNNNNNNNNNNNNNNNNNNNNNNNNNNNNNNNNNNNNNNNNNNNNNNNNNNNNNNNNNNNNNNNNNNNNNNNNNNNNNNNNNNNNNNNNNNNNNNNNNNNNNNNNNNNNNNNNNNNNNNNNNNNNNNNNNNNNNNNNNNNNNNNNNNNNNNNNNNNNNNNNNNNNNNNNNNNNNNNNNNNNNNNNNNNNNNNNNNNNNNNNNNNNNagttaaaataatatattttttttttaaaataaaaatatgcacaaacttTTTTATGCGCATAGATTCTCCCACGCACATCCACGCTACGTAATTAGTAAACTAAGAACGCATGATAGGAGGAtttatttcttaattattttatGAAGGATTAATTAATGAGTTTTTCTAagcaatattttattttagagtacTAGTTAACCTACATTTCCGATTCAATGCATTGTTAACttattaaatagtatttttttttataaacaattTCTAAAACTACATTGAAACCTTAATTAATCAATATTCTTAAAATATTGCTCGTTAAAACCTGCGACTAATTAGTATAGCTACATTATATTTTTTACAGTGAAATTTGTAGTTACGTCACTAAGGATATGCTAGCCAGCTCTAGAATATAGCTTAGGATCATGTGCATTTTTATTTATGTCATTATGTGTGTGTatgttaatttattaattatttaaaaaaatgtattCATCATCATGTTAGAATTTCGTTACACATTtaagtatttttattaattaaatttaattaaattggttcaaatttaacaaaattatttataGATATAAGAGTAAAATcaataatttctttttttcaCATCAAAACtaacattaaaattttttaattttaacactGAAATATCTTAAAATTCTGAATTTAATacttcagttttttttttcttttcattcttattcttttttttttgttctttcaattcttttgtatttttatttatNNNNNNNNNNNNNNNNNNNNNNNNNNNNNNNNNNNNNNNNNNNNNNNNNNNNNNNNNNNNNNNNNNNNNNNNNNNNNNNNNNNNNgataaaagataaaaaatgaagaaaaagaagaagaacaagaaaaagagaaggaagtAGAGAAAAAGGAGGTAATAACAATaatgatcatgatgatgatgataatgaaaagaaaataaaaaaaaaattgaagaaagaagaaaaagaaaaagaatatataaagaaaaaataagtTTATGTAAATTTGACTTGATTGAATTAGGTTTAAAAAAACTATTCTCTAATATTTATGATCATGTTATTGTGAAGAAAATCACTAAGTAAATTCAGTTTAAttataggaaaagtatagggtaccaacatattatctgccaacttattaccaacaataattaattattatattttaaatacatatataaaaagacacatctataaaatatatctataaaaacacttctattaaacatagccataaaaaagatatttttattagacacatccatgaagacacttccataaaacacagttataaattagagttggcagaagttggcagatatgctgttggtaacgtagcggaaccGTTAATTATAATGTAGTGGAGTTTAAATATTTAATACTTAATATTTTTTGATTGGTTTGTTACAATTCGGTTATCGAGTAATATATCTCACTAAAACAAATATCAACCAAAGTCAGTTTATTTTAAATGTGTAACTTCTTACTAAGNNNNNNNNNNNNNNNNNNNNNNNNNNNNNNNNNNNNNNNNNNNNNNNNNNNNNNNNNNNNNNNNNNNNNNNNNNNNNNNNNNNNNNNNNNNNNNNNNNNNNNNNNNNNNNNNNNNNNNNNNNNNNNNNNNNNNNNNNNNNNNNNNNNNNNNNNNNNNNTatcatattttatattaattttagattttaaaagATAATTAACATATTAATCAGGTTAACCATATTTTGAATAACATTATAAAAGTTAAAAACCTAAACAATCTCGTTACGTTATCAACAGCATTTTtgtcaacttctgccaactcttatttataattgtgtttaatagaagtgtgtctttgtggatgtgtctaataaaaatatcttttttatagctgtgtttaataaaagtatttttatagatatattttttggatgtgtctctttatatatgtatttaaaatataataattaattattattagtaataagttggcagataatacGTTGATACCCTATATTTTTCAAACCTAAAATGtactaatttattattttatctctAATAACAATTTATTTTCTAAAGAACTTTACACTCCTCCTTAACATAATACATTATTATCTGTCATAAAAGTCTTCTTGTTCTATTTACACACAAGACATGCATGCAACATTATTCTCAgtattttttcttaattatttatgTGAAGACTTAGTCCCTCCCTGATTATTGAGTTTGCCTCTGATCTCTTATTTGAATTGAAAAACTGGTTGCTTTGACAGCCACCACGTgagaagaaattaaattaaactttgaATAATTTGTTTGTATTTATaacattaattatattaattaataccTACTCACCTTAATTGACAATTGGGTCTACTTGCTAGTTTGCTTTGACTTTGGTGATCATCAACACCTGTCACCTAACAtacaaaacattttttttatagaatATTTATTTAACTAAGGTCAATGATATATTTTCTTGATTGGATACTTTTTGTGGGACCTATACTAATAGGGTCTATATTGTCAACCAATAATAAAATTATACATTTGAcaattagataattttttttttttggacgtgGATAAAATTCATTTGAGATGATCTATTGGGGTTTAACTATTGTGAAAATTAATTGCGCATGAATTTTCAATGAAGAGTATGATGAACCCTAATCACTATAAATAGATATTGAATATGGGCCTATGGGAATTTTCAAGGCAATGCCCCAAAGAGTGGCCCATGGACCATGAAGGTAGCCTTGAATATTGGCCCACATAGGTGGATTCTTTCGACATTTTTCAATGAGTCTCTTTtccatgaccaaaaaaaaaaaaagagtttcttTTGGTAAAGGAGAGTTGCTttgattgaatatttttggtcAACAGTGAGTTTATCAAGGTTTCATTAagaccaaataaaataaaataaaacctcTCCCTCCAGCGTTAGCCTAAGAGGTCCAATCACGCACAAACAACTCGGATCCAGGTCCCCAATCTCTTTCACATACACTGTACACCCGACCCATTCAGTACCAGATGAACCAAAAATATATCATGTAAAAATTATAacacttttaaaaattattaattaaaatatataagacAAAAAATTAAAGTCTCTAAATGACTGCTTAGTGATAAAAGAGACAGAAATGTAAAGATAATAAGAAAGTTTGTCTAAAAACAGCCACTTTTAAAAGAATGTGTAATAAGCTAGTTCACTGATTGAACACTCTTGCGTTGAAGATGAACATGGTAAGAAATATGTTGAAGTTGTGGGATGTAAAAATGAATTGGTAGAGGAGCGTTCCGCATTACAAAAAAGGACCCGTGCGAGTAATGGTGGACAAAGTGAAAGTAAAAATGTCGGCTTGAGTAACACAAATATTGGTGAGAATTCAATGCCTAAAAAATTTAAGGATTCTTTTGTAAGGTTCATCTACGAAGGGTGAGTTAGGGCCTAATATCAGGACGAAAAGCATAGTCTATGGATATGAATATTTCTATACTATTCATTGTTGGTCCCAAAGAAAAAGAAGTTAGGTTAACCATATCGATTCAAATATGCAAGGGGCTCTTGCTTTTTCAGGATAAGAAGGGGTAGAGAAAATGACTCGAGTTAATGTTAGAGTACCAAATGCTATGGCGCTGAAGTAAACTATGCCTTACTCTCAAGAAAAACTCGAACTACCTTCCATAAAAGGGTATCTGTACCCGAAATTAACACCGGTGAATAGGTAGAATACCTAGGGACGCGAGACAATCTTCTCTAAGAAACTCGGCAAAATATTCCAATAACTTTAGGAAAAGGAGTGTCGCAGGGACGGATCTATGTGGGTGGTTGTGGGGGCAAGCGCCCCCActacaatttgaaaattttttgagtagtatatgataataatatttatttgtccccactaaattattaaatttgaccccacaataatttttaattcaatttttggtACTTTataatcaatttaaaaatttaatattacatgtcattagaatgatcaattctcaatttaaatgaaatttatgttttttttagacATCGACTTGAAagagtattatttatctttttttgatattagtttttttttttttagtaacaACTGCATTAATTTAAAGAACTTTTTCAANNNNNNNTACACATAatctttttattataaaaattattattatattatatatattttacccctactatcaaaattttataaattcGTCACTAAGTGTCCCTCATAAAAGGAGTTTGATGACCTGATGATAGAAGAACCGACAACCAAAGTGCCAGTAAACAACcccaaaattataatttattgagaAAAACTCAAAATAACTCCTGACAATTATTTTGAAAGACAACGAGGCCCTTGAAAAAAAGAAATCCAATtcggcccctgacaattacctcgaaaagACAACAATGTCCATGTACCAAAAAAattcaatgttttttttttacacaGAAACTAATcagtcaaaaaaaaaatatcaaggaccggattgaatattttttttagacCTCATTGTCCTTTTGAAATAATTGTCAGGATCAAATGGATATTCACTCTAATTTATTTGTAAATTTTTAGTAAATAGATACTTAAATTAATCCCAAAAAGATTCTCATCACCTACTTTCTTTTCCAATAAATTTTGGTTACactaaaagtttttaaaattatttgatttATAGTAATATTTTGAACACTTAATTgctttataataaaatttagaagaaaaaaaaaaaaagaaattcatGTCTTTGAACGCTAAACAGAAGCAGCAAGGAGCAGAACACACCAACACTGAGAAATCAGAACAGAACAAACAGAAGCGAGTCAAATTTGGGAAACAGCAATCTGCACCAAAATCTAACTTTTACCGTCTTTCAATTTCACACTCCCTCGAAAGATGAAAGAAGAAACAAGGACGAAGATGGATTCAAAGGGTGATGATTTGTGAATGCGAGACAGAGGAACCAGAATCAGATGGGGTTGGTTAAAACCTGCGAAGAAGTCACACATTCTCGGCCTCTGTTCTTGACGATCTACACAGTTGTCATCGTTGGCCTCGTCGTTTCCACATGCTACGTCTTCTCCGCTATTTACTCTGCCAACCCTTCTTCACCTGATTCCTCTTCCTCCACATGGTTCTCTTTGTCTTCTCAACCTTCCTCTCCCGTTTCAGGTACTCACTCACTCTAACTATTCTTAATGCATTGAAGCTGTTTGATAAAAGTCATGTAGCTGACTATGACATCAATTATTGATAAACTTCTGATGTATTGGTTGCATGTTCTTTTTTAGCATCAAAATCATGCCTTTGCTTGTTACTTGGCAGTTTTGGCTTGAATGTGGAGCACCCTTTGGTATTAAGAGTCTGGTAACATGTAGTGATATTAGTTTTACCTGCCTTTGATGCTATATCAGTGGGTTTGTTTGAATGAATGGATTGTTGGTATCTTTCAATATAGACCTTTTTTATTTGTTAGTTTGTCACATTCACCGGATTTTGTTATTGGCTTGTGTAACATACTTTTTAGCCATGTGTTGGTGggattttaaacttttaattgaAAATGGTTTTGGATTTTTCTTTTCCAGATGAGGGTCGTGGTCCTACAGATCAGACACTCAACTTTTCTAAGTCAGAAACTGTGCATGATGTGCACCCTTCAACCCCAGAAACACAAAAAGTATTATGGAAAAGACCTGTTTTGGATGTTCCACCACCGCCTCACCCTAAAAAGATGCCACCTTTGGAGGATTTCCGACTGACCAAAGAACTGATTCAGCAAAGAGTGAAAGATAACATCGTAATAGTGACTTTTGGGAATTATGCATTCATGGACTTTATTATGACTTGGGTTAGACACCTGGATGATCTTGGAGTCTCTAATTATCTTGTCGGTGAGCATCGCCGTTTAAGctttcattattttttcttttttcttatatATTGTTTTTGTTTAGTTGGCCATGACATTTTCCTAAGCATGTTAGGTATTCTTTACAGTTGACTAGTTAGGATTTTGTTAAATGAGCTTGAAATCTAACTTTTAGGTGCAATGGACACCAAAGTGTTGGAGGCACTGTTTTGGAAAGGGGTTCCAGTATTTGACATGGATAGCCATATGAGCACAGTGGATGTTGGCTGGGGTTCTCCAACATTTCATAAGATGGGGAGAGAGAAAGTTATTCTAATAAACTCAATACTTCCTTTTGGTTATGAACTATTGATGTGTGACACTGACATGGTTTGGTTGAAGGTACTTTCCTCCATTTTCTCAATATTTTTGTTTGCTTATAATGGTGACTGATAAGCTTGCGAAGTTCTTTTGTGCATCATCCAAATTGAACAAGTTTCTTTTTGACCTTGTTATATTTCTTTTTCACTAATCTTAATTTAGTATGGTTTCATTTTATCCTTTTGCTACATATTTTATGTTCCATTATCACATTATATCAACCTTTTATCCTCATAGTTAAGGATGTCTCCAACACTAGTATGTGATTGTTCTCAACTTATATATGTTGTTTTTCAAATATATATTCAATTTGGTGATTGTGGAGCAGAACCCCCTTCCATATCTTGCTCGTTATCCTGAAGCAGATGTATTGACGTCTAGCGATCAAGTTATACCAACAGTTGTTGATGATAGTCTGGAAGTTTGGCAAGAAGGTGAATATCTGATAATGAACAGAGCTTAATGATTTAGATTTTAGTGTTCTTTTCTAGTGGGGCTTATTTACTGCAACTGCATAATTATGAGTCATGTTGAACTCTTAACATATCATTTGCAAGTGATAATCAAGTGAAACCTATTTACATGAGAATGCTCCTTATAATGATAGTAACCTTTTATGCCATCTTGTACACACTTAGTTTTTCAGGCATCATTAGATTTCCTCATCATGCTTTTCGAATGACTTAAGATATGAAACCAGCAAAATATATTCTCAGGATGAAGTTTTTTACTGTAGTATTATTGGTATTCTCTGGTTTCAGAAGCAAATTTAATCTTACTGAGATATACATCCTGTGGCTCACTCTTTCTGACCATATACTAAGTATACTGTCTATCATCTTGAATAGTCGGTGCTGCCTACAACATTGGAATCTTTCATTGGAGACCAACAAAGTCTGCAAAAACATTGGCTTTGGAATGGAAAGAACTGGTTCTAGCTGATGAAAAGATATGGGATCAGACTGGTTTTAATGATATTGTTCACAGACAGTTAGGACCTTCTGTAGATGAAGACAGTGGGCTTGTTTATGCTTATGATGGAAATCTAAAGCTGGGAATTTTACCGGCTAGTATCTTCTGTAGTGGCCACACATATTTTATACAGGTTGGATCTAGTTAAACAATTTCAACCATTTgagttctttcttttcttttttggctTGATTTCACATATGATGGGTTCTGTTTTACGCAAGTTATCTAAAGGAGTTCTTGTTGGACCCTGTGATCTCATTACTATCAATATTCTTGATGCTATCATTGTATAGGCTATGTATCAGCAACTCAGGTTGGAACCATATGCAGTGCACACAACATTTCAATTTGCAGGGACTGAAGGAAAGCGCCACCGACTGAGAGAAGCCATGTTCTTCCGTGATCCACCAGAATACTATAATCCTCCTGGTAAGTAGTTAATGCTCCTGCCTCCCGCTATTCTGTTGAGGAGATCATtcacttaattttatttttcattgcagAACTGAGAATTACTATTTACATTTGTCTATGCTTGTTACTTAGTACTTCATGCATTTGAGAAATTTCCATGCTGTCCATCTTTCAAGCGGGCTTTCACATTCATACTTTTATAGTTAACTGTCACCTAGACGGGTCTGCTTTTGGACATTTTGACTCCTTTTCATTAAATTGCCGCAGCCTAACTCTTGGATTAACTTTTCCAGGAGGATTCTTGTCATTTAAGCCATCTATTCCAAAAAGCTTGTTGTTAAGTGGGAATCATACTGTTGGATCACATTTTACTCTTGTTAATTACCAAGTATGCATGTATATACCTGATCCTTTTCACTTATAAATTTTGAACAGAAATTTTTATGTTGTATTTTGTGATACATAAAATGAATTTGTGCAGATAAAACAGATTAGGACAGCACTTGCTATTGCTTCCATTCTGAACAGAACACTGGTGAGAATTGTTTTCTGGAATCATAAAATTGCATATTAAATGCATGTTTTTTAGTGATAGGTAGCAGCACTCATCTTGAACAAGTAACACTCTGAGGAGGACCTGGAATTATGTCCCCATGATTTATATGCTTTTCTTATAAGATTATGGATGTGGACAAAACAAAGTATGTATCAATTATCGAATTACTTTCACGTTATTAAATTTGCAAGGAGTTCTACCTTTCAAAATATCTT carries:
- the LOC107642455 gene encoding arabinosyltransferase XEG113 isoform X1, with the translated sequence MGLVKTCEEVTHSRPLFLTIYTVVIVGLVVSTCYVFSAIYSANPSSPDSSSSTWFSLSSQPSSPVSDEGRGPTDQTLNFSKSETVHDVHPSTPETQKVLWKRPVLDVPPPPHPKKMPPLEDFRLTKELIQQRVKDNIVIVTFGNYAFMDFIMTWVRHLDDLGVSNYLVGAMDTKVLEALFWKGVPVFDMDSHMSTVDVGWGSPTFHKMGREKVILINSILPFGYELLMCDTDMVWLKNPLPYLARYPEADVLTSSDQVIPTVVDDSLEVWQEVGAAYNIGIFHWRPTKSAKTLALEWKELVLADEKIWDQTGFNDIVHRQLGPSVDEDSGLVYAYDGNLKLGILPASIFCSGHTYFIQAMYQQLRLEPYAVHTTFQFAGTEGKRHRLREAMFFRDPPEYYNPPGGFLSFKPSIPKSLLLSGNHTVGSHFTLVNYQIKQIRTALAIASILNRTLVMPPIWCRLDRLWFPHPGVLEGSMTRQPFLCPLDHVFEVNVMLKELPEEEFGPRIDIREYSLFDNPSLPPEVKRSWLDVQLCKEGSQDCNASDNTIGGVLKFPKHSNEEMYQKVFPSFKDVKVIQFSSMQDAFAGFTDKEREEKFRKRVKRYLGIWCCVLDHTPGHIYYDMYWDEKPGWTPLPPQTSADDHPPW
- the LOC107642455 gene encoding arabinosyltransferase XEG113 isoform X2, which encodes MPPLEDFRLTKELIQQRVKDNIVIVTFGNYAFMDFIMTWVRHLDDLGVSNYLVGAMDTKVLEALFWKGVPVFDMDSHMSTVDVGWGSPTFHKMGREKVILINSILPFGYELLMCDTDMVWLKNPLPYLARYPEADVLTSSDQVIPTVVDDSLEVWQEVGAAYNIGIFHWRPTKSAKTLALEWKELVLADEKIWDQTGFNDIVHRQLGPSVDEDSGLVYAYDGNLKLGILPASIFCSGHTYFIQAMYQQLRLEPYAVHTTFQFAGTEGKRHRLREAMFFRDPPEYYNPPGGFLSFKPSIPKSLLLSGNHTVGSHFTLVNYQIKQIRTALAIASILNRTLVMPPIWCRLDRLWFPHPGVLEGSMTRQPFLCPLDHVFEVNVMLKELPEEEFGPRIDIREYSLFDNPSLPPEVKRSWLDVQLCKEGSQDCNASDNTIGGVLKFPKHSNEEMYQKVFPSFKDVKVIQFSSMQDAFAGFTDKEREEKFRKRVKRYLGIWCCVLDHTPGHIYYDMYWDEKPGWTPLPPQTSADDHPPW